Proteins encoded together in one Pseudomonas arsenicoxydans window:
- a CDS encoding DUF883 family protein gives MASIKAKTAQEILMNDFQTLVSDTERLLEHTATLAGDQADELRSQIHESLLRARETLKLTEDSLRERGQAAVTAAEDYVQTNPWQSVGIAAGVGFLIGLLATRR, from the coding sequence ATGGCCAGCATCAAAGCAAAGACTGCTCAAGAAATCCTGATGAACGACTTTCAAACGTTGGTCAGCGACACCGAACGGTTGCTGGAGCACACCGCAACTCTGGCCGGCGATCAGGCCGATGAGTTGCGCAGCCAGATTCACGAGAGTCTGCTGCGTGCCCGCGAAACCTTGAAGCTGACCGAAGATTCCCTGCGCGAACGCGGCCAGGCCGCCGTCACCGCCGCCGAAGACTATGTTCAAACCAATCCATGGCAATCGGTCGGGATCGCGGCGGGCGTCGGCTTCCTGATTGGCCTGCTGGCTACTCGGCGCTAA
- a CDS encoding phage holin family protein — MSIGEFGSSATGTSSSSRRLGAAFLGLLHSHVELFGIELQEQKARTVSLLLFAGLALVFALLLLVGLSTLVLILFWDTYRLPAIIGLCVFYTLAAIFCAMRLKAAIFDESSPFHGTLEELANDRERLLP; from the coding sequence ATGTCTATCGGTGAATTCGGCTCGTCCGCGACGGGCACAAGCTCTTCATCGCGGCGCTTGGGTGCCGCTTTCCTTGGACTGTTGCACAGCCATGTCGAACTGTTCGGCATCGAGTTGCAGGAACAAAAAGCGCGCACCGTAAGCCTGCTGCTGTTCGCAGGCCTGGCGCTGGTCTTTGCCTTGCTGTTGCTGGTGGGGTTGTCGACACTGGTGCTGATCCTGTTTTGGGACACCTATCGCTTGCCGGCGATCATCGGGCTCTGCGTGTTCTATACGCTCGCAGCGATCTTCTGTGCCATGCGCCTGAAGGCAGCCATTTTCGATGAGTCCTCGCCCTTCCACGGCACCCTGGAAGAATTGGCCAATGATCGGGAGCGCCTGCTGCCATGA
- a CDS encoding EAL domain-containing protein produces the protein MIDGQPLACFQPFIDTATGRIAGVEALGRLRQPDGQLASVGPLFADPRTPAIALRRLDRQIRDKALSRLHEAPSDWFLSLNISPRWINRLRPNQALPSLKQLVRHNVDPQRIVFEITELGGDIQRLADVVARYRQAGARIAIDDFGAGYSQLDRVLALQPDILKLDMRLFQAAALGGPSSEVVKALAQMAEKTGCWIIAEGVETEAQLNFALECGSRYVQGFLFARAQADFFASNAFVEHFAQLRQRYVQQKLGERSRLNIMRQQLCELMAILQVWAQARAPLSALPQLDAFPWLLRFYQCDRHGTQLTPNLEWRNNRWEADNRYLGHNWSWRPYFYHLLAEGWEERRLTLSSTYRDATSNQYCLTAGQFFDNGERLLLIDIDAAGL, from the coding sequence GTGATCGACGGGCAACCGCTCGCCTGCTTTCAGCCGTTCATTGATACCGCCACTGGCCGTATCGCGGGTGTGGAAGCGCTGGGTCGACTTCGACAACCCGACGGTCAACTCGCCTCGGTGGGACCGCTGTTCGCAGACCCGCGAACGCCTGCCATTGCCCTGCGTCGTCTTGATCGACAGATTCGCGACAAAGCCCTGAGCCGCCTGCATGAAGCGCCGTCGGACTGGTTTCTGAGCCTGAATATTTCACCCCGATGGATCAACCGCTTGCGGCCGAACCAGGCGCTACCGAGCCTCAAGCAACTGGTCAGGCACAATGTCGACCCGCAGCGTATCGTCTTCGAAATCACCGAGCTTGGGGGCGACATTCAGCGTCTGGCCGACGTCGTGGCCCGCTACCGGCAGGCCGGCGCAAGGATCGCCATCGATGACTTCGGTGCCGGCTACTCCCAGCTCGATCGCGTATTGGCCCTGCAGCCGGACATTCTCAAGCTCGACATGCGGCTGTTCCAGGCCGCGGCATTAGGCGGTCCCAGTAGTGAAGTGGTGAAGGCACTGGCGCAAATGGCCGAGAAAACCGGTTGCTGGATCATCGCCGAAGGGGTGGAAACCGAGGCCCAACTGAATTTCGCCCTCGAGTGCGGCTCACGTTATGTACAGGGTTTTCTGTTTGCCCGCGCGCAAGCGGACTTTTTCGCTTCCAATGCCTTCGTCGAGCATTTCGCACAACTGCGCCAGCGCTATGTTCAACAGAAACTGGGCGAACGCAGCCGACTGAATATCATGCGCCAGCAACTCTGCGAATTGATGGCCATTCTGCAAGTCTGGGCCCAGGCCCGGGCACCGCTGAGCGCCTTGCCGCAACTGGACGCGTTTCCCTGGCTGTTGCGCTTTTATCAATGCGACCGCCATGGCACACAACTGACACCCAACCTGGAATGGCGCAACAACAGGTGGGAAGCCGATAACCGCTACCTGGGCCACAACTGGTCATGGCGTCCTTACTTTTATCACCTGCTGGCCGAGGGCTGGGAGGAGCGGCGCCTGACACTCTCGAGCACTTACCGCGATGCCACCAGCAATCAGTACTGCCTCACCGCCGGGCAATTTTTTGACAACGGCGAGCGACTGCTGCTCATCGACATTGATGCCGCCGGGCTCTAG
- a CDS encoding deoxyguanosinetriphosphate triphosphohydrolase — MDWQTLLTRERLGKPLHSPEELGRSPFHKDHDRIIFSGAFRRLGRKTQVHPVSSNDHIHTRLTHSLEVSCVGRSLGMRVGETIRGALPDWCEPSDLGMVVQSACLAHDIGNPPFGHSGEDAIRHWFQQAAGRGWLDAMSEVERDDFLNFEGNAQGFRVLTQLEYHQFDGGTRLTYATLGTYLKYPWTAKHADSLGYKKHKFGCYQSELGLLEQIAQKLGLPQLEEQRWARHPLVYLMEAADDICYALIDLEDGLEMDLLEYAEVESLLLDLVGDDLPQTYRQLGPLDSRRRKLAILRGKAIEHLTNAAARAFVEQQDALLAGTLTGDLVEHMHGPAKRCVLNAKDMARKKIFQDKRKTLHEIGAYTTLEILLNAFCGAALEQHNGRTPSFKSRRILDLLGNNAPDPHGPLHTSFLRMIDFIAGMTDSYASEMALEMTGRASHG; from the coding sequence TTGGATTGGCAAACACTGCTTACCCGCGAACGCCTCGGAAAGCCACTGCACAGCCCTGAAGAACTTGGCCGCAGCCCTTTCCACAAAGACCACGACCGCATTATTTTCTCGGGAGCTTTTCGCCGCCTCGGGCGCAAGACCCAGGTCCATCCAGTCTCCAGCAACGATCATATCCACACTCGCCTGACCCACTCGCTGGAAGTCAGTTGTGTGGGTCGATCCCTGGGCATGCGGGTCGGTGAAACCATTCGCGGCGCCTTGCCCGACTGGTGCGAACCGAGCGATCTGGGGATGGTGGTGCAATCGGCCTGTCTTGCCCATGACATCGGCAATCCGCCCTTCGGTCATTCCGGCGAAGACGCGATTCGTCACTGGTTCCAGCAGGCCGCAGGCCGGGGCTGGCTGGACGCCATGAGCGAGGTCGAACGTGACGACTTCCTTAATTTCGAAGGCAACGCCCAAGGTTTTCGAGTGCTCACCCAGCTTGAATACCACCAGTTCGACGGAGGCACCCGACTGACCTACGCCACCCTGGGCACTTACCTGAAGTACCCATGGACGGCAAAACACGCCGACTCACTGGGCTACAAAAAGCACAAGTTCGGCTGCTATCAGAGCGAGCTTGGACTGTTGGAGCAGATTGCTCAGAAACTTGGTCTTCCCCAACTTGAGGAACAGCGCTGGGCGCGACATCCGCTGGTGTACTTGATGGAAGCTGCCGATGACATCTGTTACGCGCTGATCGATCTGGAAGATGGTCTGGAAATGGATCTGCTGGAGTACGCCGAGGTCGAGTCGCTGCTGCTTGACCTGGTGGGCGACGATCTTCCGCAAACCTATCGCCAATTAGGGCCACTGGATTCGCGTCGGCGCAAATTGGCAATCCTGCGGGGTAAAGCCATCGAGCACCTGACCAATGCCGCCGCCCGGGCCTTCGTCGAGCAACAGGACGCGCTGCTGGCCGGCACGCTGACTGGAGACCTGGTGGAACATATGCACGGGCCGGCCAAACGTTGCGTCTTGAATGCCAAAGACATGGCGCGCAAAAAAATCTTCCAGGACAAGCGCAAGACGCTGCATGAGATCGGCGCTTACACCACGCTCGAAATCCTGCTCAATGCGTTCTGTGGTGCGGCACTGGAACAACACAACGGTCGCACGCCATCCTTCAAGAGCCGCCGCATCCTTGACCTGTTGGGCAACAACGCGCCCGACCCTCACGGTCCTTTACACACCTCTTTCCTGAGAATGATCGATTTCATTGCCGGCATGACCGACAGCTATGCCAGTGAGATGGCACTGGAAATGACCGGTCGCGCCAGCCACGGGTGA
- a CDS encoding response regulator, whose protein sequence is MKNPMFKHDCRILLVEDHPFQLRATQYLLESYGFSQLTATDSAEAALQQMDNALHPFDILLCDQCLPDLPGLELIELASQRGMIRQAILLSSLTSIELDELKRVAGENGLPLLGYLIKPLKQSDFRNLLTLASL, encoded by the coding sequence ATGAAAAATCCTATGTTTAAACACGATTGCCGCATCTTGCTGGTGGAAGACCATCCCTTTCAGCTCAGGGCGACCCAATATCTGCTTGAGAGTTACGGCTTCAGCCAACTCACCGCCACCGACAGCGCCGAAGCCGCCTTGCAGCAGATGGACAATGCATTGCACCCTTTCGACATTCTCCTGTGCGATCAATGTCTGCCTGACCTTCCCGGCCTGGAGTTGATCGAACTGGCGAGCCAGAGGGGAATGATCAGGCAAGCAATATTGCTGAGTAGCCTGACATCCATTGAACTGGACGAACTTAAAAGAGTGGCCGGCGAAAACGGATTACCGTTATTGGGCTACTTGATAAAGCCATTGAAACAATCAGACTTTAGAAACTTGTTGACCTTAGCCTCACTATAA
- a CDS encoding response regulator transcription factor, translated as MNSVFIVDDHPVIRLAVRMLLEHEGYKVVGETDNGVDAMQMVRECMPDLVILDISIPKLDGLEVLSRFNAMSTPLKTLVLTAQCPTLFGIRCMQSGASGYVCKQEDLSELVSAIKAVLSGYNYFPSQALNPVRSDDIRYADLELFKSVNDRELMVLQLFAQGRTNKEIAKGMFLSNKTVSTYKKRLMQKLKAKSLVELIDMAKRNALV; from the coding sequence ATGAACTCCGTTTTTATTGTTGACGATCACCCTGTCATCCGTCTTGCAGTCCGAATGTTGCTCGAACACGAAGGTTACAAAGTTGTCGGCGAAACGGACAACGGGGTCGATGCCATGCAGATGGTACGTGAATGCATGCCCGACCTGGTCATTCTCGACATCAGCATTCCCAAGCTGGACGGGCTGGAAGTTCTGTCCCGATTCAACGCCATGAGTACCCCCCTTAAAACATTAGTGTTAACGGCACAATGCCCGACACTTTTCGGTATTCGCTGCATGCAATCCGGCGCCTCAGGGTATGTTTGCAAACAAGAGGACCTCAGTGAACTGGTGAGTGCAATCAAAGCGGTACTATCGGGTTACAACTATTTCCCCAGTCAGGCCTTGAATCCGGTTCGAAGTGATGACATTCGATACGCCGACCTTGAGTTATTCAAATCAGTCAACGACCGGGAGTTAATGGTATTGCAACTTTTTGCCCAGGGGCGCACCAACAAGGAAATTGCAAAGGGCATGTTCCTGAGCAACAAGACTGTCAGCACCTACAAGAAACGCCTCATGCAAAAACTCAAAGCCAAATCGCTCGTTGAACTTATTGATATGGCAAAACGCAACGCATTAGTGTGA
- a CDS encoding transporter substrate-binding domain-containing protein, with protein sequence MPSRLKDCLLLMTAGLCLSTSAPAAPTASEAYTLLSRSMIRNMEVQLDNSQQQWVNNKRELILGTSAPDYPPFDLTVSGCDYEGFTADYAGILGQTTGLPVKVQRYASRGDAIEALEKGEVDLLGSANGFEARNADIVLSTPYAVDQPVLVTREGETRSLSDGLAGLRLSMVYHYLPLEEVKALYPKAIITAYPSYQNAINAVAFGQADVFLGDTISTHYMINKGYLNNIRMANFGKHEAHGFSFAVHKDNPQLLEIINAILKAIPANERENIAKRWSAGSDILLTDQKLQLTHREERWLAQHPVVRVVVNEAYAPLTFFDSDANFRGVTADLLELIRLRTGLRFEIHRSRNDDEMIEQVSSHRADLIAALLPSAQRETELNFSRPYLENSVVLLTRKAAGSPTTLMQLSGKRLAIAQGNPLVDYLRHDFPGIHLIETPDAFSAVEMLAEGQAEGAVNSLVIANYFISSRIFENTLQISTTIGTRQAAFSLATRHDDNELNSILDKALLSITPEELGIINSRWRGYSSVSQTWHNYHRVFYQIVIGVGVLLLISVTWNAYMRRQIRQRQAAELALNDQLEFMRSLVNGTPHPIYVRDRQGLLQSCNDSYLETFGVSREDVIGKNVTQGSMNNSSEAREYLADYQRVVAEGRPLILDRPLHIGDRMLTIYHWILPYRNSTGEVQGVIGGWIDISERRQLFDDLRAAKERADEASRAKSTFLATMSHEIRTPMNAIIGMLELTLKRIDHNHCDRPAIEVAYHSAKELLELIGDILDIARIESGRLSLSPERVNLSETVISVVRIFDGLARQKNLVLMLDFDPANPPCDVMLDPMRFKQVLSNLVSNAIKFTEQGQVRILVELHPTEDADRVLLQLQVRDSGIGISEQDQQRLFEPFAQANDSGQSARGGAGLGLVISRNLCEMMGGSLQLSSQSGVGTQVQVSLHLATLPPRQVPETADPHLHTTKAALNVLVVDDHPANRLLMCQQLEFLGHRFSAAPDGEAGLQAWKDGAFDLVIADCNMPLMNGYELARAVRQHEQQTQARPCTILGFTANAQLEEIQRCKNAGMDDCLFKPLTLTALSQWVEGRAPTARDPAFSLEGLHLLTGGNPILDQRLLSELLNSTRLDRQELRALSPSHGGQSFIDVAHKIKGAARIVQACRLIDSCEALETACHTAFHHDEVAHCVRAMERAMHELEQALQQQIAQHDKGRTVEP encoded by the coding sequence ATGCCCAGTCGTTTAAAGGATTGTCTACTATTGATGACGGCGGGTTTATGCCTGAGCACCTCAGCGCCCGCCGCACCGACCGCAAGCGAGGCCTACACCTTGCTCAGTCGCTCAATGATCAGGAACATGGAAGTCCAACTGGATAATTCCCAACAGCAATGGGTTAACAATAAGCGCGAATTGATTCTGGGCACGTCTGCCCCCGATTACCCTCCTTTCGACCTGACCGTCAGTGGCTGCGATTATGAAGGTTTTACCGCCGACTACGCGGGCATCCTGGGCCAGACCACCGGGTTACCCGTCAAGGTTCAGCGTTACGCATCCCGGGGAGATGCGATAGAGGCACTGGAAAAAGGCGAGGTCGATCTGCTCGGTAGCGCCAACGGCTTTGAAGCTCGCAATGCCGATATTGTGCTGTCCACGCCCTATGCCGTGGATCAACCGGTTCTGGTGACACGAGAAGGAGAGACCCGATCCCTCAGCGATGGCCTGGCAGGGCTGCGCCTGAGCATGGTGTATCACTATCTACCGCTGGAAGAAGTCAAAGCGTTGTATCCCAAGGCGATCATCACCGCCTACCCCTCCTACCAGAATGCAATCAATGCAGTGGCTTTCGGCCAGGCCGATGTGTTTCTCGGCGATACGATTTCAACCCACTACATGATCAACAAGGGTTATCTGAACAACATCCGCATGGCCAACTTTGGTAAACACGAGGCCCATGGATTCAGTTTTGCCGTGCACAAAGACAATCCGCAACTGCTTGAAATCATCAACGCGATACTCAAGGCGATCCCGGCCAATGAACGGGAAAACATCGCCAAACGCTGGAGTGCGGGCAGTGACATCCTGCTCACCGATCAGAAGTTGCAACTCACCCACCGCGAAGAGCGCTGGCTGGCGCAACATCCTGTGGTGCGCGTCGTGGTCAACGAGGCGTACGCACCGCTGACCTTTTTCGACAGCGACGCCAACTTTCGGGGCGTTACGGCAGACTTGCTCGAGCTGATCAGGTTGCGCACCGGTTTGCGCTTCGAGATCCATCGTAGCCGCAACGATGACGAGATGATCGAGCAGGTCAGCAGCCATCGGGCCGACCTCATCGCCGCCCTGCTGCCAAGCGCGCAACGGGAAACGGAGCTGAACTTCAGCCGCCCCTATCTGGAAAACTCGGTTGTCCTGCTGACTCGCAAGGCGGCCGGCAGCCCCACCACTCTGATGCAGCTGTCAGGCAAGCGCCTGGCGATTGCCCAAGGCAATCCACTGGTGGATTACCTTCGTCATGACTTCCCCGGTATACATCTGATAGAAACCCCGGACGCCTTCAGTGCCGTGGAAATGCTCGCCGAGGGTCAGGCTGAAGGTGCCGTGAACTCACTGGTGATCGCCAACTATTTCATCTCCTCCAGAATCTTCGAAAACACCCTGCAGATCAGCACCACCATTGGCACCCGGCAAGCCGCGTTCTCCCTGGCGACCCGGCACGACGACAACGAGTTGAACTCGATCCTCGACAAGGCACTGCTGAGCATCACACCGGAAGAACTGGGCATTATCAACAGCCGCTGGCGAGGCTACTCGTCGGTCTCGCAAACCTGGCACAACTATCACCGAGTGTTCTATCAGATTGTTATTGGCGTCGGCGTGCTGCTACTGATTTCCGTCACCTGGAATGCTTACATGCGTCGCCAGATCCGTCAGCGCCAAGCCGCCGAACTGGCGCTGAACGATCAACTCGAATTCATGCGGTCGCTGGTCAACGGCACACCTCATCCGATCTACGTGCGTGATCGCCAAGGCTTGCTGCAAAGCTGCAACGACAGTTACCTGGAGACGTTTGGCGTGAGCCGCGAAGACGTGATCGGCAAGAATGTCACACAGGGCAGCATGAACAACTCGTCCGAGGCGCGTGAGTATCTAGCGGATTACCAGCGCGTCGTGGCCGAAGGCAGGCCGCTGATTCTCGACCGGCCACTGCACATCGGTGACCGCATGCTGACGATTTATCATTGGATTCTTCCCTACCGGAACTCCACCGGCGAGGTTCAAGGCGTTATCGGCGGCTGGATCGATATCAGCGAGCGGCGACAACTGTTCGATGATCTGCGGGCAGCAAAAGAGCGTGCAGATGAAGCCAGTCGTGCCAAAAGTACCTTTCTGGCCACCATGAGTCATGAGATCCGCACGCCGATGAACGCGATTATCGGCATGCTTGAGCTCACCCTCAAACGTATCGACCACAACCATTGCGATCGTCCGGCCATTGAGGTGGCCTATCACTCCGCCAAAGAGTTGCTGGAGCTGATCGGGGACATTCTTGACATTGCGCGGATCGAATCCGGGCGTTTGAGCTTGAGCCCGGAGCGCGTCAACCTGAGTGAAACGGTGATATCGGTGGTGCGGATCTTCGACGGTCTGGCCCGCCAGAAAAATCTGGTGCTGATGCTGGATTTCGATCCTGCGAACCCGCCCTGCGACGTCATGCTGGACCCGATGCGCTTCAAGCAGGTGCTGTCCAACCTGGTGAGCAACGCCATCAAGTTTACCGAGCAGGGTCAGGTGAGGATTCTGGTCGAGTTGCATCCCACCGAAGACGCCGACAGGGTCCTGTTGCAGTTGCAAGTTCGAGACAGCGGGATCGGGATAAGTGAACAGGATCAGCAGCGTCTGTTCGAGCCTTTTGCCCAGGCCAATGATTCAGGGCAATCGGCCAGAGGCGGTGCGGGACTGGGTCTGGTGATCAGCCGAAATCTGTGCGAGATGATGGGCGGCAGCCTGCAATTGAGCAGCCAGAGCGGCGTCGGCACTCAGGTCCAGGTCTCGTTGCACCTTGCAACGTTGCCGCCCAGGCAGGTGCCCGAAACCGCTGACCCGCACCTTCACACCACCAAGGCTGCGTTGAACGTCCTGGTGGTCGACGATCATCCCGCCAATCGCTTGCTCATGTGCCAGCAACTGGAGTTTCTGGGGCATCGCTTCAGCGCCGCACCGGATGGCGAGGCAGGACTGCAGGCCTGGAAGGACGGAGCGTTTGACCTGGTGATTGCCGACTGCAACATGCCGCTCATGAATGGATACGAACTGGCTCGCGCCGTTCGCCAACACGAACAACAAACCCAGGCCAGGCCATGCACCATTCTGGGGTTCACCGCCAACGCACAACTGGAGGAAATCCAACGCTGCAAAAACGCCGGGATGGACGATTGCCTTTTCAAACCCCTCACCCTGACCGCTTTGAGTCAATGGGTTGAAGGCCGGGCGCCAACGGCCCGCGATCCGGCCTTCAGCCTGGAAGGTCTGCACCTGTTAACGGGGGGCAACCCGATCCTGGACCAGCGATTGTTGTCCGAGCTACTGAACAGCACCCGCCTGGACCGGCAGGAACTGCGGGCGTTATCCCCTTCACACGGTGGACAGTCATTCATCGATGTGGCGCACAAAATCAAGGGTGCCGCGCGCATCGTCCAGGCCTGCCGATTGATCGACAGCTGCGAAGCGCTCGAAACCGCCTGCCACACCGCGTTCCACCACGATGAAGTGGCTCACTGCGTCAGAGCCATGGAGCGTGCCATGCACGAACTGGAACAGGCGTTGCAGCAACAAATAGCGCAACACGACAAAGGCAGAACGGTGGAGCCTTAA
- a CDS encoding HD domain-containing phosphohydrolase gives MPSPLRPERRFPLHVHISVMFTFLLLLTGVVLGIFNYGQTTQIILSSSEKLFNRIEQDVRLDLQGTYEPIRHLLSLLVDYPATQAQDLEQRLALLKPFSQSLNDNPNLASLYLGYSNGDFFMVRPLRTTALKTALSAPDTAVYQVWSIDHDASTGQPRSQSLFFDQSLNLLGRQDNPDETFDPRTRAWFSSARGDEGQITTEPYIFFSTHNIGTTLARRSGEDAVIGADLTLAELSATLAKHVVTPHTEIVLFDAQGNAIAYPDSSKLIIDDQTARLMKAADLSPGLGALLAHPPTGNRLDAAGRQWIVARSSMQEGGPQGLQLALLVPEDELLVDAYRMRWQGALITLTTLLLCLPVGWLISRILVKPLRALVQEADAVRSFNFNFPVGHRSPVLEVDQLSVSMARMKDTLGSFFQITDSLSAETRFAPLLQRVLFETVKIGQAQAGLIYLRERDSDHMEPHGLVINDTSQALPSFAVEGHDLHDPQSPQWMQSLSNADNVVTSLGFEQAGDLQKVLLALECPRVHLIGIRLHNRHNETVGLLLLLLADSGTQRDLDKLRPDRIAFLQAVSGAAAVSIESQRLQAKQKQLLDSFIQLLAGAIDAKSPYTGGHCQRVPALTLMLAQAAAASQEPAFSGYQPTEDEWEALHIAAWLHDCGKVTTPEYVVDKATKLETLNDRIHEVRTRFEVLKRDAWVAYWQGVALGGDEQPLAELRNASLAELDDDFAFVARCNLGSEAMAEADLQRLRSIAQRTWTRTLDDRLGVSWEENRRQARTPAPTLPVSEPLLADKPEHLFERAESELIPPDNPWGFKLDVPRYKYNRGELYNLSITRGTLTREERYIINHHMVQTILMLSHLPFPGHLQNVAEIAGGHHEKMDGTGYPKQLKREEMSLPARMMAIADIFEALTAADRPYKKAKTLSEALGIMATMCRDAHIDPQLFGLFINASIYKQYAERFLDPQQIDTVDPSSLLLKAGLKG, from the coding sequence ATGCCCAGCCCACTGCGCCCCGAACGTCGGTTCCCCCTGCACGTTCACATCAGTGTGATGTTTACTTTCCTGCTGTTGCTGACCGGCGTGGTGCTGGGCATTTTCAACTACGGGCAAACTACTCAGATCATTCTTTCCAGCAGCGAAAAGCTCTTCAACCGCATCGAGCAGGATGTCCGCCTGGACCTGCAAGGCACCTATGAACCCATTCGCCATCTGCTAAGCCTGCTGGTGGACTACCCGGCGACTCAGGCGCAGGATCTGGAGCAGCGCCTGGCTTTACTCAAGCCGTTCAGCCAATCGCTCAATGACAATCCCAATCTGGCATCGTTGTACCTGGGCTACAGCAACGGCGACTTTTTCATGGTTCGTCCCCTGCGAACCACGGCACTGAAAACGGCCTTGAGTGCGCCGGATACTGCGGTGTATCAAGTCTGGAGCATCGATCACGACGCCAGCACTGGTCAGCCCCGCTCCCAATCATTGTTTTTTGATCAATCCCTGAACCTGCTCGGCCGCCAGGACAATCCCGACGAAACGTTCGATCCGCGAACCAGGGCCTGGTTTTCCAGCGCGCGCGGCGACGAGGGCCAGATCACCACTGAACCCTACATTTTTTTCTCCACCCACAACATCGGCACCACCCTGGCACGGCGCAGTGGCGAAGACGCAGTGATCGGTGCCGACCTGACACTGGCCGAATTATCGGCAACCCTGGCCAAGCATGTGGTCACCCCCCATACCGAAATCGTGCTGTTCGATGCCCAAGGCAATGCCATTGCCTATCCCGACAGCAGCAAACTGATCATCGACGACCAAACCGCCCGCCTGATGAAGGCAGCCGATCTGAGCCCCGGTCTCGGTGCCCTGCTCGCCCATCCGCCGACCGGCAATCGCCTGGACGCCGCCGGCCGTCAATGGATCGTGGCGCGTAGCAGCATGCAGGAAGGCGGCCCCCAGGGACTGCAGCTGGCGCTGCTGGTGCCCGAGGACGAATTACTCGTCGATGCCTACCGCATGCGCTGGCAAGGTGCGCTGATTACCCTGACTACGTTGCTTTTGTGCCTGCCGGTGGGATGGCTGATCTCAAGAATCCTGGTCAAGCCATTGCGTGCGCTGGTGCAGGAAGCCGATGCTGTGCGCAGTTTCAATTTCAATTTTCCGGTTGGCCATCGCTCGCCGGTGCTTGAGGTCGACCAACTGAGCGTCTCGATGGCGCGGATGAAGGACACCCTAGGGAGTTTTTTCCAGATAACCGACAGCCTGAGCGCCGAGACCCGTTTCGCACCCTTGTTGCAACGGGTGCTATTTGAAACCGTGAAGATCGGGCAAGCCCAGGCGGGTCTTATTTACCTGCGCGAGCGTGATAGCGATCACATGGAGCCCCATGGCCTAGTCATCAACGACACGTCACAGGCATTGCCGTCGTTCGCTGTTGAAGGTCACGACCTCCACGACCCGCAGAGCCCTCAGTGGATGCAGTCACTGTCGAACGCCGACAATGTCGTGACCAGCCTGGGTTTCGAACAGGCGGGGGATTTGCAGAAAGTCTTGCTCGCGCTGGAGTGTCCCCGGGTTCACCTGATCGGCATCCGGTTGCACAATCGACATAACGAAACCGTGGGCCTGCTGCTTCTGCTATTGGCCGACAGCGGCACGCAACGAGACCTGGACAAGCTCCGCCCGGATCGCATTGCGTTTCTCCAGGCTGTTTCCGGCGCGGCGGCCGTGAGCATTGAGAGTCAGCGTCTGCAAGCCAAACAGAAACAGCTGCTGGACTCGTTCATTCAACTGCTCGCTGGCGCGATCGATGCCAAGAGCCCCTACACCGGAGGTCATTGCCAGCGAGTGCCGGCACTGACGCTGATGCTCGCCCAGGCTGCCGCTGCCAGTCAGGAGCCGGCCTTCAGCGGCTATCAACCCACCGAAGATGAATGGGAAGCGCTGCACATTGCAGCCTGGCTCCACGACTGCGGCAAGGTCACCACACCAGAGTACGTGGTCGACAAGGCCACCAAACTGGAAACCCTGAACGATCGCATTCACGAAGTTCGTACCCGTTTCGAAGTCCTCAAGCGCGATGCCTGGGTCGCCTATTGGCAAGGCGTCGCATTAGGCGGTGACGAGCAGCCTCTGGCTGAACTGCGCAATGCCAGCCTGGCGGAGCTCGATGATGATTTCGCCTTTGTCGCCCGCTGCAATCTGGGCAGCGAGGCCATGGCCGAAGCTGATCTGCAACGCCTGCGCAGCATTGCCCAACGCACCTGGACCCGAACCCTGGATGACCGCCTGGGTGTGTCCTGGGAGGAAAATCGTCGCCAGGCACGAACCCCGGCACCGACTTTGCCTGTCAGTGAGCCCTTGTTGGCGGACAAACCCGAACATCTGTTCGAACGCGCCGAAAGCGAACTGATTCCACCGGACAACCCATGGGGTTTCAAACTGGATGTACCGCGTTACAAATACAACCGGGGCGAGCTCTACAACCTGAGCATCACCCGAGGCACGCTGACCCGCGAGGAGCGCTACATCATCAACCACCACATGGTGCAGACGATCCTGATGCTCAGCCACCTGCCCTTCCCCGGCCACCTCCAGAATGTCGCGGAAATAGCCGGCGGCCACCACGAAAAAATGGACGGCACCGGTTATCCCAAACAGTTGAAGCGTGAAGAAATGAGCCTTCCGGCGCGGATGATGGCGATTGCCGATATTTTCGAGGCGCTGACCGCCGCCGATCGCCCCTACAAGAAGGCCAAGACCCTGAGCGAAGCGCTGGGCATCATGGCCACCATGTGCCGAGACGCGCATATCGATCCGCAGTTGTTTGGATTGTTCATCAACGCCAGCATCTATAAGCAGTACGCCGAGCGCTTTCTCGATCCGCAGCAAATCGATACGGTCGACCCTTCAAGCCTGCTGCTCAAGGCAGGCTTGAAGGGATGA